The following are encoded together in the Synchiropus splendidus isolate RoL2022-P1 chromosome 7, RoL_Sspl_1.0, whole genome shotgun sequence genome:
- the prlhr2a gene encoding prolactin releasing hormone receptor 2a, whose amino-acid sequence MEGSGWPAELPTPHELREESENNSHAIFEVALQNGSSKRGGQFAGVELLQSFKLLIIPCYTLVALVGVFGNYLLLYVICRTRKMHNVTNFFIGNLAFSDMLMCATCVPFTLAYAFNPHGWVFGRFMCYLVYLIQPVTVYVSVFTLTAIGVDRYHATVHPLKRRLSVLACTYLLSAIWLLSTVLVAPAVAHTYHVEFKTEGFTICEEFWMGQEKERLVYGYSTLFITYLLPLSALSISYLCISVKLRNCVAPGHLTQSQAKAQRLRKRKTFRLVSLVVAAFGVCWLPISVFNVLRDVDIRLIDKRYFLLIQLLCHLCAMSSSCCNPFLYAWLHDRFRAELRKMFTCRRRIGISGNNCATASVAL is encoded by the exons ATGGAGGGCAGCGGCTGGCCGGCGGAGCTCCCCACTCCACATGAGCTGCGTGAGGAGAGCGAGAACAACAGCCACGCCATCTTTGAAGTGGCCCTGCAGAACGGCTCGTCCAAGCGCGGCGGCCAGTTCGCAGGTGTGGAGCTGCTCCAGTCCTTCAAGCTGCTCATCATCCCCTGCTACACGCTGGTGGCCCTGGTGGGAGTCTTTGGCAACTACCTGCTGCTCTACGTCATCTGTCGCACCCGCAAGATGCACAACGTCACCAACTTCTTCATCGGCAACTTGGCCTTCTCCGACATGCTGATGTGCGCCACCTGCGTCCCCTTCACCCTGGCTTACGCCTTCAACCCCCACGGCTGGGTGTTCGGCCGCTTCATGTGCTACCTGGTGTACCTCATCCAGCCTGTCACCGTCTACGTGTCCGTCTTCACGCTCACCGCCATCGGCGTGGACAG ATACCACGCCACGGTGCATCCTCTGAAAAGGCGCCTCTCGGTCCTGGCTTGCACCTACTTGCTGTCTGCCATCTGGCTGCTCTCCACGGTCCTGGTGGCCCCGGCTGTGGCTCACACCTACCACGTGGAGTTCAAGACCGAGGGCTTCACCATCTGTGAGGAGTTCTGGATGGGTCAGGAGAAGGAGCGGCTGGTGTACGGCTACAGCACCCTCTTCATCACCTACCTCCTGCCTCTGTCGGCGCTCAGCATCTCCTACCTCTGCATCTCCGTCAAGCTGCGGAACTGCGTGGCGCCGGGCCACCTCACCCAGAGTCAGGCCAAGGCCCAGCGGCTGCGCAAGCGTAAGACCTTCCGCTTGGTGAGCCTGGTGGTGGCGGCGTTTGGCGTGTGCTGGCTGCCCATCAGCGTGTTCAACGTGCTGCGTGACGTCGACATCCGCCTGATCGACAAGCGCTACTTCCTGCTCATCCAGCTGCTGTGCCACCTGTGCGCCAtgagctcctcctgctgcaacCCTTTCCTCTACGCCTGGCTGCACGACCGCTTCCGGGCTGAGCTCCGGAAGATGTTCACATGTCGCCGACGCATCGGCATCTCTGGCAACAACTGTGCCACAGCCAGCGTGGCCTTGTGA